One Candidatus Dormiibacterota bacterium DNA window includes the following coding sequences:
- a CDS encoding hydantoinase/oxoprolinase family protein codes for SDGIFIEVGGTSSDCTAIRAGQPRMRPARIGGHRTMLRTVDVRTLGVAGGSMLRVSASDIIAAGPRSAHIAGCAYVCFLEPNALNGARIETIAPKPSDPADYVTFLLADGTRAALTPTCASNLLAYVPEDDFARGNRESAQIGFALLAQHLGGSPEALARRVLEHAAKIVRACIEELIADNSLDRHALVLIGGGGGAAAIVPFVAESLGLSHRIARDAEVISPIGVALALVRDVVERTIADPTAEDIARIRREAGDRAIAAGAAPDRIEVSVEIDAQRSRVRATASGATALAESSSHGAADEQQRREIVARSMRCAPESLERTDLTPVLCAYRYGSDLRVVDERGVIRLALRGAATTCFAIAQLDERLAQTMENATSFGDVGRALPELYLLHGGRIADFSGLAGVDQALALAREEVAGRTAEERIAAITVARPA; via the coding sequence AGCGACGGCATCTTCATCGAAGTCGGTGGAACCAGTTCCGACTGCACCGCGATTCGGGCCGGCCAGCCGCGCATGCGTCCGGCGCGCATCGGCGGCCATCGCACCATGCTCCGAACCGTCGACGTGCGCACGCTCGGCGTAGCCGGAGGCAGCATGCTGCGCGTCTCGGCAAGCGACATTATCGCCGCCGGCCCGCGCTCCGCGCACATCGCAGGATGCGCGTACGTCTGCTTCTTAGAACCGAACGCCTTGAACGGCGCGCGCATCGAAACGATCGCACCCAAACCGAGCGATCCCGCCGATTACGTCACGTTCCTGCTCGCGGATGGAACGCGCGCCGCGCTCACGCCCACCTGTGCAAGCAATCTTTTGGCCTACGTCCCCGAGGACGACTTCGCGCGCGGCAATCGCGAGTCGGCGCAGATCGGCTTCGCCTTGCTCGCGCAGCACCTGGGCGGTTCTCCCGAAGCGCTCGCGCGTCGCGTCCTCGAACACGCAGCGAAAATCGTGCGCGCCTGCATCGAGGAATTGATCGCCGATAATTCGCTGGACCGCCACGCCCTGGTGCTGATCGGCGGCGGCGGCGGAGCGGCCGCGATCGTGCCGTTCGTTGCCGAATCCCTGGGCCTCTCGCACCGCATCGCGCGCGATGCCGAGGTGATCTCGCCGATCGGCGTCGCGCTCGCGCTCGTGCGTGACGTGGTCGAACGAACCATCGCCGACCCCACCGCCGAAGATATCGCGCGCATCCGGCGTGAAGCCGGCGACCGCGCCATCGCCGCGGGAGCCGCTCCGGATCGCATCGAGGTGAGCGTCGAAATCGACGCGCAACGCAGCCGCGTCCGAGCAACCGCATCGGGAGCCACCGCGCTCGCGGAGTCCTCCTCGCATGGCGCTGCCGATGAGCAGCAGCGTCGCGAAATCGTCGCTCGTTCGATGCGTTGCGCGCCCGAATCTCTCGAACGCACCGATCTCACGCCGGTTCTCTGCGCTTATCGCTACGGAAGCGATCTACGCGTCGTCGACGAACGCGGCGTCATTCGCCTCGCGCTACGCGGTGCCGCGACCACGTGCTTTGCCATCGCGCAGCTCGACGAACGACTGGCGCAAACGATGGAGAATGCGACCTCGTTCGGCGACGTCGGCCGCGCCTTGCCGGAACTCTATCTGTTACACGGTGGCCGCATCGCGGATTTCTCCGGATTGGCCGGCGTCGATCAAGCGCTCGCGCTCGCCCGCGAAGAAGTCGCCGGACGCACGGCCGAGGAACGCATCGCTGCGATTACGGTTGCGCGCCCGGCATAG